One Brassica napus cultivar Da-Ae chromosome C4, Da-Ae, whole genome shotgun sequence genomic region harbors:
- the LOC106395002 gene encoding protein FLOWERING LOCUS T-like, with product MSLSPRDPLVLARVVGDVVDPFMRLISLRVNYGQRQVTNGLDLRTSQVLNKPTVEIGGDDLRNFYTLVMVDPDVPSPSNPHLREYLHWLVTDIPATTGTAFGNELVHYENPCPTSGIHRVALMLFWQLGRQTVYAPEWRQRFNTREFAENYNLGLPVAAVFFNCQRENGCGGRRT from the exons ATGTCTTTAAGTCCGAGAGATCCTCTTGTGCTTGCAAGAGTTGTGGGTGATGTTGTTGATCCTTTCATGAGATTGATCTCTCTTAGGGTTAATTATGGCCAGAGACAGGTTACTAATGGTTTGGATCTAAGGACTTCTCAAGTTCTAAATAAACCAACGGTCGAGATCGGAGGAGATGACCTCAGAAATTTCTACACTTTG GTTATGGTGGATCCAGATGTGCCAAGTCCAAGCAACCCTCACCTCCGAGAATATCTCCATTG GTTGGTGACTGATATACCTGCCACAACTGGAACCGCTTTTG GCAATGAGTTGGTGCACTATGAGAACCCATGTCCCACTTCCGGAATTCACCGAGTAGCATTGATGTTATTCTGGCAACTCGGAAGACAAACTGTTTATGCACCTGAGTGGCGCCAACGCTTCAACACTCGTGAGTTCGCTGAGAACTACAATCTCGGTCTACCCGTGGCTGCCGTTTTCTTCAACTGCCAGAGAGAGAATGGCTGTGGAGGAAGAAGAACATAG
- the LOC106392877 gene encoding non-classical arabinogalactan protein 30-like: MVATVLLTLIALCYFISSVFSTTAQPPMKLITPLPTLPPAKAPIKIPTLPPAKAPTKVPTLPPAIAPIKPPVLPPVSPPKFNRTLVAVRGVVFCKACKYAGVNILKGAKPVKGMFV, encoded by the exons ATGGTCGCTACAGTTTTGCTAACTCTCATAGCACTTTGCTACTTCATTTCCTCTGTTTTCAGCACTACAGCTCAACCTCCAATGAAACTAATAACACCATTGCCCACTCTCCCACCGGCCAAAGCTCCTATCAAGATACCAACTCTTCCACCAGCCAAAGCTCCGACCAAGGTACCAACTCTCCCACCTGCCATAGCTCCGATCAAGCCTCCGGTTCTCCCACCGGTTTCACCTCCTAAGTTCAACAGGACACTAGTGGCCGTGCGAGGTGTGGTCTTCTGCAAAGCCTGCAAGTACGCCGGTGTAAACATTCTCAAAGGCGCCAAACCCGTTAAAG GCATGTTCGTTTAA